The Streptomyces laurentii genome contains a region encoding:
- a CDS encoding GTP cyclohydrolase (COG0302 GTP cyclohydrolase I;~GTP cyclohydrolase I; Provisional; PRK09347;~GTP cyclohydrolase [Streptomyces bingchenggensis BCW-1];~identified by MetaGeneAnnotator; putative), protein MSPDPLERIARELLLAIGEDPDREGLRDTPARYARWWREFSDYDPGTLDTSFLCASSAEAVSVSGIHLWSLCEHHLLPFSCEVTIGYLPREQVLGLSKFARIAQQHAHRLQVQERLTADIADSVEKLTGSADVAVVCHGEHLCMAMRGIRTPATMTTATWRGAFRDAAVRAEFLALQPARPHSAGR, encoded by the coding sequence ATGTCACCTGATCCACTGGAGCGCATCGCCCGGGAGCTTCTGCTCGCCATCGGCGAGGACCCCGACCGCGAGGGACTTCGCGACACACCGGCACGATACGCGCGCTGGTGGCGGGAGTTCAGCGACTACGACCCCGGCACCCTGGACACCTCCTTCCTCTGCGCGTCGAGTGCCGAGGCCGTGTCCGTCTCCGGAATCCACCTGTGGTCGCTGTGCGAACACCATCTGCTGCCGTTCTCGTGCGAGGTGACGATCGGCTACCTTCCCCGCGAACAGGTCCTCGGTCTCAGCAAGTTCGCCAGGATCGCCCAGCAGCACGCGCACCGGCTGCAGGTACAGGAACGGCTGACGGCGGACATCGCCGACTCCGTCGAGAAACTGACCGGCTCCGCCGACGTCGCCGTCGTCTGCCACGGCGAGCACCTCTGCATGGCCATGCGCGGCATCCGCACCCCCGCCACGATGACCACCGCGACCTGGCGCGGAGCCTTCCGGGACGCCGCCGTACGGGCCGAGTTCCTCGCCCTCCAGCCCGCCCGCCCCCACAGCGCCGGGCGATGA
- a CDS encoding radical SAM family protein (Organic radical activating enzymes [Posttranslational modification, protein turnover, chaperones]; COG0602;~identified by MetaGeneAnnotator; putative;~putative 7-cyano-7-deazaguanosine (preQ0) biosynthesis protein QueE; TIGR04322;~radical SAM family protein [Frankia sp. CcI3]): MQGEGRSTGRSCSFLRLGGCNLTCRWCDTPYTWDWTGVSQGRTAYRPADELHAMTVTEVTRRLRELGTGLVVVSGGEPLSQQDRLLPVIEEIRARGADVEIETNGTVVPSAALVAAGVRFNVSPKLAHSAVAERRRVVPAALRALAAIDGTCFKFVCADPSDLKEVDELVERFALRDVWIMPCGQEPEEITDGLRRLADPVIQRKWNLTGRLHVTLWGNQRGV, encoded by the coding sequence GTGCAGGGCGAGGGGCGGTCCACCGGAAGGTCGTGTTCCTTCCTCAGACTCGGCGGGTGCAACCTGACCTGCCGGTGGTGCGACACCCCGTACACCTGGGACTGGACGGGCGTCTCGCAGGGCCGGACCGCGTACCGGCCGGCGGACGAACTGCACGCGATGACCGTCACCGAGGTCACCCGGCGGCTCCGGGAACTCGGCACCGGCCTGGTCGTCGTCTCCGGCGGTGAGCCGCTGAGCCAGCAGGACCGGCTGCTCCCGGTGATCGAGGAGATCCGCGCGCGCGGCGCCGACGTCGAGATCGAGACCAACGGGACCGTCGTCCCCTCCGCCGCTCTCGTCGCGGCGGGGGTGCGCTTCAACGTCTCGCCGAAACTCGCCCACTCCGCCGTGGCGGAGCGACGCCGCGTCGTTCCCGCGGCGCTGCGGGCGCTCGCCGCGATCGACGGGACCTGCTTCAAATTCGTGTGCGCCGATCCGTCCGACCTGAAGGAGGTCGATGAGCTGGTGGAGCGATTCGCGCTGCGCGACGTCTGGATCATGCCCTGCGGTCAGGAACCGGAGGAGATCACCGACGGTCTCCGGCGGCTGGCCGACCCGGTGATCCAGCGGAAATGGAATCTGACCGGCCGGCTGCACGTGACGTTATGGGGAAATCAACGGGGGGTTTGA